One Skermanella sp. TT6 genomic window, CGCATGGAAAACGAGTGGTGCCGCCCAGTGATTCTGATGAGTTCTGTGGAGCGGAGTGGCGTTGGTCGGCCTTCGGCCGAGGCCGACCTACGGCAAACCGATCATGATCACTGTGCCGAGCCACCAGCTTCTCCGACAGGCCGTCCCTGACAGATAGGTGGATCCCCAATCAACGCCTTCAACCAAAGAGTATATGCTTAAGACTATGTGTCAATTCTTCCGAAAACATGCAAAAAAATAGGCCGTCCTTAGGGACGGCCTGGAGTCTAGGGAGGAAACGCCCAAGAAGGCGTATGCGGTATCACTACCGCACTGCAAAAACGGACCAGGGCCGATTTGGTTCACTGGAAAAATGGCGCGGAATCCGATTTTCGCGCTTTTTCTTCCGTGCCGGAACGTCCGCCGGGTCAGGTCCGCTTCGCTCCGCCACCGATGGCGATCACGGCGACGATGATGATGCCCGTCGCGACGAGGCGAACTCCGGCGCTCAGGCCGAAGGTGTTCAGCATCGTCACGATCAGGAACAGCAGCAGCGCGGCGCCCCAGATCCCCAGCGGCTCGGCACGGCCGCCGGCCACGCTGGTCCCGCCGATCACGGTGACCGCGATGGAGGCGAGCAGGTACTCTTCCCCCATGTTCAGCGACGACCCGCCGGAGAACCCCGCCAGCAGGGTTCCGCACAGGCCGGCCAGGGTGGCCGACGCGACGGAGGTCGTCAGCCGCGTCCATGCCACCGGAGTGCCGGCCAGCCGGGCCGCCCTCGGGTTCTGGCCCAGCGCCAGCAGCGTGCGGCCATAGACGGTGCGCGACAGGACCAGCAGCACCAGCGCGGTCAGCGCCGCCGCGACCAGAGCCAGGTTGGGGACGCCCAGCGTGCGGCCGGTGCAGAAGTCGGCGAACACCGGCGGCGGCTTGATCTTCAGCCCCCGGCCGTAGGCGATCGCGACGGACTGGACGATCAGCGCGCTGGACAAGGTGGCGATGATCGGCGGGATCCGCAGCAGCCGGATCAGCAGGTAGTTGGCGACCCCCAGCAGCATGGCGGCACCCAGCGCGGCGGCGAGGCCGGCGGCGATCAGGGCGTCGCTGCCGTCCATCACCTTCATGGCGATGGCGCCGGACAGCGAGATGGCCGCCGGGATCGACAAGTCCACGTTGCCGGGGCCGGAGGTGATCACCAGCATCTGCCCGAGCCCGACGATCACGAACAATGCCGAGAAGGTCACCGCCGCCGCCGCGATCTCCACCGCACCCTGTCCGCCGGAATAGGCCAGGGTGATCGCCAGGATCGCCGCGGCCGCCGCCAGCGGCCACACCCAGACCGGCACCGCCATCCGGTGCTTCGGCGACAGGGCGGTCATGCCCGTTCCTCCGCCCGGTTCAGCACGGCGCGGAGCGCCAGCACGACGATGAGGATCGCCCCCTGGGCGCCGATCTGCCAGTCCGGCGGGATGTGCATGAAGGTCAGGAAGGAACCGGCCAGCGTCAGCGTCATGGCGCCCAGGACGGCGCCGACGGGATTGACCCGGCCGCCGGTGAACTCGCCTCCCCCCAGGATCACCCCGGCGATCGACATCAGCGTGTAGCGGAGCGCCATGTTGGCGTCGCCCGAGGTGGTCAGGCCCACCAGGGCGAGGCCGGACAGGGTGCCCAGGCCGCCGGCGATCAGGTACAGCGTCACCCGCGCCCGCAGCAGCGACCATCCCGCGTTCGCCAGGGCCTTGGGGTTGCCGCCGGCGCCCCGCAGGATCGTTCCGAAGGACGATCGCATCAGCAGGTGGAGGGCGATGCCCAGCGCCGCCGCGTAGAGGATCGGCAGCGGCACGTAGTCGGGCTTCCACTTCATGACGGCGGTCAGGTATTCCGGCGCGCGTCCCCCAGGGGTCGGCAGGATCAGGACGGCGAGCCCGGTCCAGATGAAGGACAGCCCCAGGGTCACCACGATGGAGGGCAGGTTGCGCCAGTGGATCAGGGCGCCGACCAGCCCGTAGGCCGCGACGGCGGCGGCCAGCGCCAGCACGCCCAGGAAAGGCGTCTGGTGGAGCAGCGTCGCCGCGATGCAGGCGCACAGGCCGACGAAGCTGCCGATCGACAGGTCCAGGTCGCCGACGGTGATGACGCAGAGCTGGGCCAGGGTCGCCAGGATCACCGGGACCGCCAGGTTCAGCAGAAGCGTCAGGCCGACATAGCTCATGGCGCGCGGCTGCTGGGAGAAGATCACCGTCAGCATCAGCGCCAGGGCGATCGCTGGCAGCAAGGTCCGGAGCAGCCTGACCGGATCGATCCGGGTGCCGCGTCGGACGGCGGGAGCGGCCGGGGCGCTCATGCGGCGTCCTCCCCTTCGGCGTAGGAGGCGCGCAGGATCGAGGCTTCGGTCATCCGGTCACGCGGCAGGTGGGCGACGATCCGGCCCTGGTGGAACACATAGACGCGGTCGCAGTGGAACAGCTCCTCCATCTCGGTCGAGTACCAGAGGAAAGTCCGGCCGCGCTCGGCTTCCGCCCGGATGAAACGGTAGACTTCCGACTTGGTCGAGATGTCGACGCCGCGCATGGGATCGTCCATCAGGATGATCCCGGCATCCGACGCCAGCGCGCGGGCGAACAGCGCCTTTTGCTGGTTGCCGCCCGACAGCGACAGGATGCCCAGGTCCAGGTCGGGCGTCCGGATGCCGATCCGTTCCCGCCAGGTCCGGGCCAGCGCCGCTTCGCGCGCCGGGTCGATCAGGCCGGCCCGGCGCAGGTTCGCCAGCGAGCGGACGGAAATGTTGCGGGCGATGGACCAGAGCGGGAAGACCCCGTCGGACTGGCGGTCGCCCGGGACCAGGGCGACCGGGCTCTCCACCACGGTCGAAGGGTCCCTGCGGCCCCGGGCGTCGAACAGGCGGAGCAGCATGGCCGTCTGCCCATGTCCCGCCAGCCCGGCGAGGCCCACGATGTCGCCCCTGTCGGCCGTCAGGTCGATGCCGCCGGGGACCGGCGATCCGGCCAGCACGGCGCGCGGCCTGCCTGCCGGCCGGACCGGGCGCGCGGTTCCCGGCCCGCCCGGCTGCTGTTCCTCGGCGCCCATGCTCTCGACGATGGCCTTCCGGCCGAGGCCGGATGCCGGCCGGTCCAGCACGACCAGTCCCTCGCGCATCACCACGACCCGCTCGGCGGCGGCCAGGATCTCCGGCAGGATATGGGAGATGAAGACGGTGGCGACGCCCCGCTGGTCGGCGTGGCGCAGGAAGGTCAGGAGCTGTTCCGCCGCCGTGGCGTCCAGAGACGAGGTCGGCTCGTCCAGGATCACCAGGCGCAGCGGCGTGTCCGTGACCGTGAAGGCCCGCGCGATCTCCACCATCTGCCGGCGGCCCAGCGTCAGGTCGGCCACGGTCGCCCCGGGATCGACGCCGTGGCCGGGGAAGATCGCGTCGAGCTGGCCGAGGATCAGCCCGGCCGCCCGGCGGCGCCAGCCCCAGCCGCGGAGCTTCGGGTGAAGCACCCGGACATTCTCGGCGACGCTGAGGTTAGGGCAGAGGGAGAGTTCCTGGAAGACGCAGCGCACGCCCATCCCGCCGGCGACGGCGGTGCCGTAGTCGGCGACCTCCCGCCCGTCGGCGGCGATGGTGCCCGCGTCGGGGCGAAGCACCCCGGCCAGGACATGCATCAGCGTGGATTTGCCGGCCCCGTTGTGGCCAACCAGGCCCAGGCGCTCGCCCGGCGCGATGGCGAGGCTCACGCCGGCCAGCGCGCGGACGGCGCCGAAGCTCTTGCGGACGCCGTCGAGCCGCAGGGCCGCTTCGGTGCCGGTCTTCATCAATGTGTCCAAGTCGCGCGATCCGACCTTACTTGGCGCCCGAGATCACCGCCTGGGCGTCGGTCAGGCTGTACTCGACGTTGGTGACGCCGCCCTTCTCGGTCTGGGCCAGCCGCTCGTCCAGGGTGTCCTGCTCCACCGACAGGAAGGGCACGATCAGGTCCTTGGGAACCTCCTTCCCGTCGAGGATCTGCTGGGCGACCCAGAAGGCAAGGGTGCCGACGCCGGGCGCGATGGAGACGGACATGGTCTCGTAGCCGGTCGCCTCCTTCTGGTCCTTCCACCACAGCAGCTCGTCGTGCCGGTTGCCCATGATGATGGTCGGCACCTCGCGGCCCGCCCCCTTGAAGGCCTGGGCGGCCCCGTAGCCATCGCCGCCCTGGGTCACCACGGCCTTGATCTCCGGCAGGGTCGGCAGGACGCCCGCCACCGCCTTCTGGGCGACTTCCTGGGCCCAGTCGCCATGCACCGAGGAAACGATGCTGAATTGCGGGTGTTTCTTCACGCCGTCCTCGATGCCCTTGTGGATCTCGTCGTCCACGAAGACGCCGGCCAGGCCGCGGATCTCCAGCAGGTTCCCGCCCTCCGGGAAGCGCTCGGCCAGGTAGTCGACCTGGATCTCCCCCATCTTCCGGAAATCGACGGCGACCCGCCACGCGCAGGGTTCGGTCACGATGCCGTCGAACGAGACGACCGTCACGCCGGCGTCGCAGGCCTCCTTGACCGCGCCGTTCAGCGCGGTGGGCGAGGCGGCGTTGACGACGATCGCGTCGTACCCCTGGAGGATGAGGTTCTGGATCTGCGCCGCCTGCTCCGTCGCCTGGTTCTCCGCCGTGGTGAAGGCGGCGGCATCGGCGACGACTCCGTCGGCGACCGCCTTGGACGTCACGGTCGCCCAACTCTTCAACATGGCCTGCCGCCAGGAGTTACCTGCGTAATTATTCGATAGCGCGATCTTCTTCGATGACGTATCGGCGAAAGCCGGTCCGGCCAGGCAGGTGGCGGACAGGCAGGATGCCGCGACTACCGCGGCGAGTGCGACCCTGGTCTTCATCAACGTTCCCTCCGAAGCTGTTCTTCTTGCCGACAGCTTAATGCCGGCCTGTTCGCCTGGCCCGCGACATGTTCTTGACTTAATTAATTCGCGTGTCAAACTAACGCTAAGCTGAAATCCCGCCGGCGTCAAGCCGCCCCCGGGGCTGCCCGGTCGTCTTACGCCGGATGGTTTCCCATGGGGAACCCCAAGGGAAATGACGCCCATCCCATCACGGGCGCCATCAACAACGGCATGTCGATCATCGGAGTTGGCATCGACCGGCGGCCGGTCGTCAAAGGCCTCGTTCTGCCTGCCGCTGTGTTCCTCGACGTATATTACAAGAACAAGGCATCAAAACATTCCGACATGCTGTATGTCACCTAGGCCGAGACAGGGGCGGCGACGGCTGCTAGCATGGCAGTCCCGCCGAACAGTCAATTCTCAATCAAATCGGGAGGATAGAACATGCCAGTTGATGTGAAATACACCGCAGAGGCGACGGCCACCGGCGGCCGGGATGGCCGGGCCGCGACGACGGACGGCACGTTTGAAGTCAAGCTCGCGACGCCCAAGGAACTTGGCGGCGCGGGCGGCGAGGGGAACAATCCCGAGCAGCTGTTCGCCGCCGGTTATGCCGCCTGCTTCATCGGCGCCATGAAGGTGGTCGCCGGCCAGGAGAAGGTGAAGATGCCGGCCGACACCTCGGTCACCGCGTCGGTCGGGATCGGCCCGCGGTCGGAAGGCGGTTTCGGGCTCGCCGTGGCCCTGCGGGTGTCCCTGCCGGGCCTCGACCATGCCCAGGCCGAGGGGATCGTCGAGAAGGCGCATCAGGTGTGCCCCTACTCGAACGCGACCCGCGGCAACATCGACGTGAAGACCACCGTCGTCTGACGGGACGGGGCCGGGCGCATCGGTGCGCCCGGCCCGCATCGGACCACCATGCAATGAAACGAACGCGCAAGTATTCACAAAAATTTCAAAAGCGTTATCTTTAAATATGTCCTGTAATTGGTGTCTTAACGCTCCATTGGGATTTCGGCTTGATGCTATAGCTGAAATTCAAAGGAGTGTTTTACATGGCAAAAGTTGTTCTTGCTGTCACCCGCGCTGACAACGAGGTAAGCGCTTTTCTGAACGGCCTGATGGTTTACGACCGCAGGACCGACGGCGATCCGACCCTCGACGACGTGGTCGCGCTTGACGACTACCTCATCCAGGGCCTGAACACCCTGGTGGTGCTCGGCATCAACTGGGGCGGCCCGGCGAACTTCCAGGGCTCCCTGACGATCGGATCCGTCACGCAGCCGTTCAGCTACCAGGCCGAGTCCACCGCGGATGGTATCGCCATGGTCCAGACCTACGTCATCCCGGCGTAAGCGGGGAGATCAACCTGAATTTCAAGGAAAGGGTGGAGCCGGGCGGCACGAGGGCTCCCGGCTCGCGGGGTCGATACTTCCGAAGAAGCGGTCGCCCCATGCGCGCAGGTATATCCAGACCCCGTGGCCGGTGCGAGCGAACTCCGCCGTCCTCCGGCCGCGGCCGACCTGCCGCGACTGAAACGGGTTTACCGGTGAAATCCCTCAGGACTCCTCCGGTTCCGGACGGCGCTTGATGCCGTACAGCTCCAGCCGGTGGCCGATCAGGCGGTAGTTGAGGTCGTGGGCGATCTTCTTCTTCAGCTCCTCGATCTCATCGTTCATGAACTCGATCACCTCGCCGGTCTGGATGTCGATCAGGTGATGGTGATGGCGCTCGCACGCCTCCTCGAACCGGGCGCGGCCGTCGCCGAAATCGAGCCGCTCGATGATGCTGGCTTCCTCCAGGAGACGAAGGGACCGGTAGACGGTGGCGATGCTGATGTTCGGGTCGATCTGCATCGCCCGGATATGGACCTGCTCCACGTCCGGATGGTCGGTCGCTTCCGACAGCACGCGGGCGACCACCCGGCGCTGGTCGGTCATCTTCAATCCTTTTTCGATGCAGAGCTGCTCGATATGGGACGTCATCGTTTCGTCTCTCCGGAATTCAGGGATGGGCATCCGACCGCAGCGCCCGGACCAGCGAGCTGGCTCCGCTGCTGCGCAGGAGAAGGAAGGGCTTGTCCAGCCGCTGGCACAGGCGCTTGACCCGCAGGCAGGCGGCATGGCTGACGCAGTCCAGCGGGCAGAACACCATGTCCGCCTGGGTCACCAGGTTTTCCAGGATCCTGGGCGCCTGCTCCAGGCCGCCGTCGTGGTGCAGCAGGCGGCCCTGCCGCCGCTCGACCGCGGAACGGATGTGGGGAACCAGGGCCTGCCGGCCGCCCACATAGAGAACGCATTGGCCGGCGACGTCGATCGTGGCCGGCGTCTCGGCGGGCCGGGCGGCGGCGGGGGGCTGCTGCGCCATCTCCCCCTCATCCATAAGCTCCAGCCGGGCAATGCGGGCCTCGGCCGCGCGGCGGCGCTCCCGCTCGGCCGAAAGGCGCTGCTCGGCCCGGGCCAGGCGCGACTTCAAGGCGGCCGTCCCGCGCGGATCCGAAGGGACCGGCTGCGCCGGAGCGTTGCAGCGCGCCCGGAGCAGTTCCGCTTCCAGGTCGCGGATCTGCTTCTCCTTCGTGCGCTCCAGCTCCAGCTTCGCGGCCTGGGCGGCGTCCCGCTGCCGCGTCAGCTCGACGATCTGCTTCTCGGCCGCCGCGACGCGCTGGATGGCGTTGCGGTTGTAGCTGCCCAGGACGTGGGAGAGCATGTGGACCTGCCCGTAGGCGGTCGTCACCAGCTCCTGCGGCACCGCGCGCAGGCTCATGACCGCCCAGTAGGCGCCGGCTACCCGGCCGCTGTCGAACGCCTTGTTCCACAAGGCCTCGACCTGGGCGGCATCGCCGGCGGCGGAGAACCGGCGGATATCCACGGCATGCTTGTCGTCCAGCATCTTGTGGAGGAGACGCCCGAGCTTGCCGTTCGATCCGGCCTCCCGGACATAGTAGCTGTGGATGCAGTAATCCGTCGCATCGTCGGCAACCCGCATTCCGCCCTTACGGGTCAGCTTGCGCAGATCATCCATCGACAGGCACGTTCCGATGATCGAACAGTGCAGGTGCTGGGCGATTTCCCAGAGCTTGCGCCGCCCCTTGGCCGCGTCAGGCAGTTCCACCGGTCCAGCTTCGCACTGCTCGCACATGTTTCCTCGCATCGATCGATCCCGGAAGCCCGATCATGATACAGATCCACGGTGTGGATGCAAATCATTCTCATTATCTAGCGAGAGGTTGGGTCACGCCTTGTTCCAGGTGATCTCCGCCGGCTCCTTCCACATGAAGCGTTCCAGGTGGCTCTTCACCACGTCTTCGACGATGGCCCTCTGGTCCTCGCTTTCGGCCTCGACCCTCAGGGTCAGGAACTCGGGACCGGCTTCCAGCAGGCAGGTGCCGGCCTCGAACTGGATCCGGCCGCTGCCATTCTCCGATGACGCCGGGATCTTGTGGGCGAAGTGCTTGCAGAGCTGGGTCATGAACCGCTCCGCCTTGTCGGTCGCGACGTGAGAGACCGATGTGAACATGGGATAGCCTTCTCCGATTCCGGATTGCCAGGAATTGCCGATCGTCACTTTGATAATGCGACTGACTCGCGATAGCAATCCATTCCGCAGATGCGTTCGCGTGGTCGCGGAAGGTGCAGCCCGTTCGCGCATGTGAAAATCTGTGAAATTCGGCTTTACAGTTTGACGATTTGTGATACTTGGTGGGTCAGCAAGCATTCAGGCACAAAACATAACATCCGGAGGATCGTCGTGGCGGCAGCCAACGCGTACCATGTCTGCGTAGTCGGGCTCGGTTCCATGGGGATGGGAGCGGCGAAGTCGTGCATCCGCGCCGGTCTCCGGACCTACGGAATCGACCTCGACGAAGCCGCCCGGGCGGATCTCAAGAGCGCGGGTGCCGTCGAGGTCGCCGCCGACGGCTCGGCCTTCGCCGACCGGCTCGACGCCGTGCTCCTGCTGGTCGTCAACGCCGCGCAATGCCGGGCGGTCCTGTTCGGGGACGACGGGCTCGCCGGGAGGCTTCGGCCCGGGACCGGCGTGATGGTCTCCGCGACGATCTCCGCCGAAGACGCCCGGTCGATCGGGGCGGGGCTCGCCGAGCACGGCCTTCTGATGCTGGACGCGCCCGTTTCCGGAGGTGCCGCCAAGGCGGCGGCCGGCGAGATGACGGTGATGGCTTCCGGCAGCGCCGAAGCCTTCGCCAAGCTGCGCCCCCTGCTGGACGCCGTCGCCGGCAAGGTCTACGAGATCGGGCCGGAGATCGGGCAGGGTGCCACCGTCAAGATCATCCACCAGCTCCTGGCCGGCGTCCACATCGCCGCCGGGGCCGAGGCGATGGCGCTGGCGGCCCGCGCCGGCATCCCGCTCGACCTGATGTACGACGTGGTGACCAACGCGGCCGGCAATTCCTGGATGTTCCAGAACCGGATGAAGCACGTGGTCGACGGCGACTACACGCCGACCTCGTCGGTGGACATCTTCGTCAAGGACCTGGGGCTCGTGACCGAGACCGGGCGCGCGCTCAAGTTCCCGCTGCCGCTGGCCTCCACGGCCTTGACCATGTTCGCCAACGCGAGCAACGCCGGCTACGGCAAGCTGGACGACAGCGCCGTGATCAAGACCTTCGCCGGGATCACCCTGCCGGAAAAGGAGACCAAGTGATGCGTCTCGGGATCATCGCCGACGATTTCACCGGAGCGACCGACATCGCGGGCTTCCTGGTCGCCAACGGGCTCAGCACCATCCAGCTCAACGGCGTGCCGGACAAGGACCTCCAGGTCCAGGCCGACGCCGTCGTGATCAGCCTCAAGTCGCGCTCCAACCCGCCGGACGAGGCGGTCGCCATGAGCCTCCAGGCGCTGGACTGGCTGCGCGAGCGCAACTGCGAGCAGTTCTTCTTCAAGTACTGCTCGACCTTCGACAGCACCGCGCGCGGCAATATCGGCCCCGTGACCGACGCCCTCCTGGATGCCCTGGGCGAGGAGCTGACGGTCATCTGCCCGGCGCTGCCGGTCAACGGGCGGACGATCTACAACGGCTACCTGTTCGTCAACGGCGTGCCGCTGGCCGAATCCGGCATGCGCCACCATCCCGTGACGCCCATGACCGACAGCAACCTGATGCGCCTGATGGAGGCGCAGTCCAGGGGCAAGTGCGGCAACGTCCGGAGCGACGACGTTGCCCAGGGTCCCGAGGCGGTCAAGTCGGCCCTGGAAGCCTTGAAGGCGCAGGGCATGCGCTACGCCGTCCTCGACGTGCTGAACTCCCGGGACGTGGCGACCGTCGGCCAGGCGGTCGCCGGCATGAAGCTGGTGACCGGCGGCTCGGGTCTGGCCGACGGCATGGCGAAGGCCTGGACCGACCGGCTCAGCGATCCGGAGCAGGCGGCGGCGGCCGGCAAGCCGTCCGGCGCGCGCCCGGTCGTGCTGTCCGGCTCCTGCTCCCAGATGACCAACGCCCAGGTGGCGGCCTACAAGGAGGAGGCTCCGGCCTGTCCGGTCGATGTC contains:
- a CDS encoding Fur family transcriptional regulator, coding for MTSHIEQLCIEKGLKMTDQRRVVARVLSEATDHPDVEQVHIRAMQIDPNISIATVYRSLRLLEEASIIERLDFGDGRARFEEACERHHHHLIDIQTGEVIEFMNDEIEELKKKIAHDLNYRLIGHRLELYGIKRRPEPEES
- a CDS encoding DUF2325 domain-containing protein: MELPDAAKGRRKLWEIAQHLHCSIIGTCLSMDDLRKLTRKGGMRVADDATDYCIHSYYVREAGSNGKLGRLLHKMLDDKHAVDIRRFSAAGDAAQVEALWNKAFDSGRVAGAYWAVMSLRAVPQELVTTAYGQVHMLSHVLGSYNRNAIQRVAAAEKQIVELTRQRDAAQAAKLELERTKEKQIRDLEAELLRARCNAPAQPVPSDPRGTAALKSRLARAEQRLSAERERRRAAEARIARLELMDEGEMAQQPPAAARPAETPATIDVAGQCVLYVGGRQALVPHIRSAVERRQGRLLHHDGGLEQAPRILENLVTQADMVFCPLDCVSHAACLRVKRLCQRLDKPFLLLRSSGASSLVRALRSDAHP
- a CDS encoding sugar ABC transporter ATP-binding protein, which translates into the protein MKTGTEAALRLDGVRKSFGAVRALAGVSLAIAPGERLGLVGHNGAGKSTLMHVLAGVLRPDAGTIAADGREVADYGTAVAGGMGVRCVFQELSLCPNLSVAENVRVLHPKLRGWGWRRRAAGLILGQLDAIFPGHGVDPGATVADLTLGRRQMVEIARAFTVTDTPLRLVILDEPTSSLDATAAEQLLTFLRHADQRGVATVFISHILPEILAAAERVVVMREGLVVLDRPASGLGRKAIVESMGAEEQQPGGPGTARPVRPAGRPRAVLAGSPVPGGIDLTADRGDIVGLAGLAGHGQTAMLLRLFDARGRRDPSTVVESPVALVPGDRQSDGVFPLWSIARNISVRSLANLRRAGLIDPAREAALARTWRERIGIRTPDLDLGILSLSGGNQQKALFARALASDAGIILMDDPMRGVDISTKSEVYRFIRAEAERGRTFLWYSTEMEELFHCDRVYVFHQGRIVAHLPRDRMTEASILRASYAEGEDAA
- a CDS encoding DUF2218 domain-containing protein gives rise to the protein MFTSVSHVATDKAERFMTQLCKHFAHKIPASSENGSGRIQFEAGTCLLEAGPEFLTLRVEAESEDQRAIVEDVVKSHLERFMWKEPAEITWNKA
- the otnK gene encoding 3-oxo-tetronate kinase; translation: MRLGIIADDFTGATDIAGFLVANGLSTIQLNGVPDKDLQVQADAVVISLKSRSNPPDEAVAMSLQALDWLRERNCEQFFFKYCSTFDSTARGNIGPVTDALLDALGEELTVICPALPVNGRTIYNGYLFVNGVPLAESGMRHHPVTPMTDSNLMRLMEAQSRGKCGNVRSDDVAQGPEAVKSALEALKAQGMRYAVLDVLNSRDVATVGQAVAGMKLVTGGSGLADGMAKAWTDRLSDPEQAAAAGKPSGARPVVLSGSCSQMTNAQVAAYKEEAPACPVDVVRCLTDDDYADELFAWTRDQQGGDLAPLVFATTDPDTLGRIQRQYGAEQASAAVERTFGRLAKLLAEDGTDTFIVAGGETSGVVVQSLGVTGFHIGPQIAPGVPWVRAVDRPISLALKSGNFGGPRFFFDAQERQG
- a CDS encoding organic hydroperoxide resistance protein — its product is MPVDVKYTAEATATGGRDGRAATTDGTFEVKLATPKELGGAGGEGNNPEQLFAAGYAACFIGAMKVVAGQEKVKMPADTSVTASVGIGPRSEGGFGLAVALRVSLPGLDHAQAEGIVEKAHQVCPYSNATRGNIDVKTTVV
- a CDS encoding ABC transporter permease: MSAPAAPAVRRGTRIDPVRLLRTLLPAIALALMLTVIFSQQPRAMSYVGLTLLLNLAVPVILATLAQLCVITVGDLDLSIGSFVGLCACIAATLLHQTPFLGVLALAAAVAAYGLVGALIHWRNLPSIVVTLGLSFIWTGLAVLILPTPGGRAPEYLTAVMKWKPDYVPLPILYAAALGIALHLLMRSSFGTILRGAGGNPKALANAGWSLLRARVTLYLIAGGLGTLSGLALVGLTTSGDANMALRYTLMSIAGVILGGGEFTGGRVNPVGAVLGAMTLTLAGSFLTFMHIPPDWQIGAQGAILIVVLALRAVLNRAEERA
- a CDS encoding ABC transporter substrate-binding protein, giving the protein MKTRVALAAVVAASCLSATCLAGPAFADTSSKKIALSNNYAGNSWRQAMLKSWATVTSKAVADGVVADAAAFTTAENQATEQAAQIQNLILQGYDAIVVNAASPTALNGAVKEACDAGVTVVSFDGIVTEPCAWRVAVDFRKMGEIQVDYLAERFPEGGNLLEIRGLAGVFVDDEIHKGIEDGVKKHPQFSIVSSVHGDWAQEVAQKAVAGVLPTLPEIKAVVTQGGDGYGAAQAFKGAGREVPTIIMGNRHDELLWWKDQKEATGYETMSVSIAPGVGTLAFWVAQQILDGKEVPKDLIVPFLSVEQDTLDERLAQTEKGGVTNVEYSLTDAQAVISGAK
- a CDS encoding ABC transporter permease, with protein sequence MTALSPKHRMAVPVWVWPLAAAAAILAITLAYSGGQGAVEIAAAAVTFSALFVIVGLGQMLVITSGPGNVDLSIPAAISLSGAIAMKVMDGSDALIAAGLAAALGAAMLLGVANYLLIRLLRIPPIIATLSSALIVQSVAIAYGRGLKIKPPPVFADFCTGRTLGVPNLALVAAALTALVLLVLSRTVYGRTLLALGQNPRAARLAGTPVAWTRLTTSVASATLAGLCGTLLAGFSGGSSLNMGEEYLLASIAVTVIGGTSVAGGRAEPLGIWGAALLLFLIVTMLNTFGLSAGVRLVATGIIIVAVIAIGGGAKRT